From the genome of Streptacidiphilus rugosus AM-16, one region includes:
- a CDS encoding C40 family peptidase gives MPRSRRRLRLALFAVTAIALGATAAPPASAGVPAGARLPAGHGERLVALQREIATLYQQTESATARYDTATGAITAQEAQIVALARRIVAAQAQVDALNAQLGQVAQAQYTGQAFADSPSMELFLSQDPGAYLAQIPLTRQASASAATVLQELQQAQATLTADGDAATAEWEELSRSQAAAAGAVAEIKAELVTAQGLLASLSAGELSTLQQLQAQSAFAAQMAWRGTLGSSTLSRQAHGAARAAIAYAVAQIGKPYLWGATGPRSFDCSGLTMRSWQAAGVSVPRTSQEQWAQLRHVPVSALQPGDLVVYFRDASHVALYVGDGAIIEAPHPGGVVELAAAGSMPILGVVRPS, from the coding sequence GTGCCACGCTCTCGACGCAGGCTGCGGCTCGCGCTGTTCGCGGTCACCGCGATCGCCTTGGGGGCCACCGCCGCACCGCCCGCGTCCGCAGGGGTGCCCGCCGGGGCCCGTCTGCCGGCCGGGCACGGCGAGCGGCTCGTCGCCTTGCAGCGGGAGATCGCCACGCTGTACCAGCAGACCGAGTCGGCGACCGCCCGCTACGACACCGCCACCGGGGCGATCACCGCCCAGGAGGCGCAGATCGTCGCGCTCGCCCGGCGGATCGTCGCGGCCCAGGCGCAGGTCGACGCGCTGAACGCGCAGCTGGGGCAGGTGGCGCAGGCGCAGTACACCGGTCAGGCCTTCGCCGACAGCCCGAGCATGGAGCTCTTCCTCTCTCAGGACCCGGGCGCGTACCTCGCGCAGATCCCGCTCACCCGGCAGGCGAGCGCCTCCGCCGCCACCGTGCTGCAGGAACTGCAACAGGCCCAGGCCACGTTGACCGCCGACGGGGACGCGGCGACCGCGGAGTGGGAGGAGCTGAGCCGCAGTCAGGCCGCCGCCGCGGGCGCCGTCGCCGAGATCAAGGCCGAACTCGTCACCGCACAGGGACTGCTCGCCTCCCTGTCCGCCGGCGAACTCTCCACGCTCCAGCAGCTCCAGGCGCAGAGCGCCTTCGCCGCGCAGATGGCCTGGCGCGGCACCCTCGGCTCGTCGACCCTTTCGCGCCAGGCGCACGGAGCGGCGCGGGCGGCCATCGCCTACGCCGTGGCGCAGATCGGCAAGCCGTATCTCTGGGGGGCCACCGGCCCCCGCAGCTTCGACTGCTCGGGGCTCACGATGCGCTCCTGGCAGGCGGCAGGCGTCTCCGTCCCGCGGACCTCGCAGGAGCAGTGGGCCCAGCTGCGTCATGTGCCCGTCTCGGCGCTGCAGCCGGGCGATCTCGTCGTCTACTTCCGCGACGCGAGCCATGTCGCGCTGTATGTGGGGGACGGGGCGATCATCGAGGCCCCGCACCCCGGCGGCGTCGTGGAGCTCGCCGCCGCCGGCTCGATGCCCATCCTCGGCGTGGTGCGGCCGTCCTGA
- a CDS encoding methylase, which yields MRSAAAKPVGAVTRGTTNPNRLRRQDRWIAHALAPALRRAQAAPVAVDLGYGAAPWTAVELFERLRAVRVDVRMVGIEIEPERVALAQRVARPPALTFRRGGFEVPLDGGERPLLIRAANVLRQYDEDQVADAWARLCARLAPDGLLVEGTCDEIGRRQAWVALGPEGPRTLTLAAHLATLERPSELAERLPKALIHRNVPGERVHALLRDLDRAWAAAAPYADFGVRQRWLATTRSLASSWPLADTPSRHRLGELTLPWSAVAPR from the coding sequence ATGAGATCCGCGGCAGCGAAACCGGTGGGAGCGGTCACCCGGGGCACCACCAACCCGAACCGGCTGCGCCGCCAGGACCGCTGGATCGCCCATGCGCTCGCCCCCGCGCTGCGCCGCGCGCAGGCCGCGCCGGTGGCCGTCGATCTCGGCTACGGCGCTGCGCCGTGGACAGCGGTGGAGCTGTTCGAGCGCCTGCGGGCGGTACGGGTCGACGTCCGGATGGTCGGCATCGAGATCGAGCCCGAGCGGGTCGCCCTCGCGCAGCGGGTGGCGCGGCCGCCCGCGCTCACCTTCCGCCGCGGCGGCTTCGAGGTGCCGCTGGACGGGGGTGAGCGGCCGCTGCTGATCCGCGCCGCGAACGTGCTGCGGCAGTACGACGAGGACCAGGTGGCGGACGCCTGGGCGCGCCTGTGCGCCCGGCTCGCCCCGGACGGGCTGCTGGTGGAGGGCACCTGCGACGAGATCGGCCGCCGCCAGGCCTGGGTCGCCCTCGGTCCCGAGGGCCCCAGGACCCTGACGCTCGCCGCGCATCTGGCCACGCTGGAGCGCCCCTCCGAGCTGGCGGAGCGGCTGCCGAAGGCGCTGATCCACCGCAACGTGCCCGGCGAGCGGGTGCACGCGCTGCTGCGCGACCTGGACCGCGCCTGGGCCGCGGCCGCCCCGTACGCGGACTTCGGGGTACGTCAGCGCTGGCTCGCCACCACCCGGTCACTCGCCTCCTCCTGGCCGCTGGCCGACACCCCCTCCCGGCACCGCCTCGGCGAACTCACCCTCCCCTGGTCCGCCGTCGCCCCCCGCTGA
- the mshA gene encoding D-inositol-3-phosphate glycosyltransferase produces the protein MLSVHTSPLHQPGTGDAGGMNVYIVELSKRLAELGTEVEIFTRATGSELPPMVELAPGVLVRHVTAGPYEGLLKEDLPAQLCAFTHSVLRTEAGHRPGHYDVVHSHYWLSGQVGWLAADRWGVPLVHTMHTMAKVKNASLAAGDAAEPAARIIGESQVVDAADRLIANTEEEAEQLAAHYGARPDQLSVVHPGVNLEVFRPATASPTGPVGDAVSRIRARLGLPTDAVVLLFAGRIQPLKAPDVLVRAVAHLLDEAPELRERLVVPIVGGPSGSGMARPESLHKLAAQLGVCDVIRFQPPVGQAELADWYRAATALVMPSYSESFGLVALEAQACGTPVVAAAVGGLPVAVRDGETGFLVQGHDPRAWARVLRRFVDNPELGARMGAAAADHARAFGWGTAARATADVYADTIARARFALGPQGAHGAPGAPGVHDLSAATAR, from the coding sequence ATGCTGAGCGTGCACACCTCCCCGCTGCATCAACCCGGAACGGGCGATGCCGGCGGCATGAACGTCTACATCGTCGAACTCTCCAAGCGCCTGGCCGAGCTGGGCACCGAGGTCGAGATCTTCACCCGGGCCACCGGGTCCGAGCTGCCGCCGATGGTCGAACTGGCCCCCGGCGTGCTGGTGAGACACGTCACAGCCGGCCCTTACGAGGGCCTGCTCAAGGAGGACCTGCCCGCGCAGCTCTGCGCCTTCACGCACTCGGTGCTGCGCACCGAGGCAGGTCACCGTCCGGGCCACTACGACGTGGTCCACTCCCACTACTGGCTCTCCGGTCAGGTCGGCTGGCTCGCCGCGGACCGCTGGGGCGTGCCGCTGGTCCACACCATGCACACCATGGCCAAGGTCAAGAACGCCTCGCTGGCGGCCGGGGACGCGGCGGAGCCCGCCGCGCGGATCATCGGCGAGTCCCAGGTGGTCGACGCCGCGGACCGGCTGATCGCGAACACCGAGGAGGAGGCGGAGCAGCTCGCCGCGCACTACGGCGCCCGCCCCGACCAGCTCTCCGTCGTGCATCCGGGCGTGAACCTGGAGGTCTTCCGGCCCGCCACGGCCTCCCCCACCGGCCCGGTCGGCGACGCGGTGAGCCGCATCCGGGCCCGGCTGGGCCTGCCGACGGACGCGGTCGTCCTGCTCTTCGCGGGGCGAATACAGCCGCTGAAGGCCCCCGACGTCCTGGTCCGCGCGGTCGCCCACCTGCTGGACGAGGCCCCTGAGCTGCGGGAACGCCTGGTCGTTCCGATCGTGGGCGGCCCCAGCGGCAGCGGCATGGCCCGTCCCGAGAGCCTGCACAAGCTCGCCGCGCAGCTCGGCGTCTGCGACGTGATCCGTTTCCAGCCGCCGGTCGGGCAGGCGGAGCTCGCCGACTGGTACCGCGCGGCGACGGCGCTGGTGATGCCCTCCTACAGCGAGTCCTTCGGCCTGGTGGCGCTGGAGGCGCAGGCCTGCGGCACGCCGGTCGTCGCGGCGGCGGTCGGCGGCCTGCCCGTCGCGGTACGCGACGGCGAGACGGGCTTCCTGGTCCAGGGCCACGACCCCCGCGCGTGGGCGCGGGTGCTGCGCCGCTTCGTGGACAACCCCGAGCTGGGCGCCCGGATGGGCGCGGCGGCGGCCGACCATGCGCGGGCCTTCGGCTGGGGCACGGCGGCGCGGGCGACGGCGGACGTCTACGCGGACACGATCGCCCGCGCCCGCTTCGCGCTCGGCCCGCAGGGCGCGCACGGCGCACCCGGCGCGCCCGGCGTCCACGACCTGTCGGCGGCTACGGCACGGTAA
- a CDS encoding type III secretion system chaperone family protein, which yields MGEEITRTRVAEVLTAALEESGVAWEQPSGDPWTFVATLPGTRKLATNCSLRVGEQTLSINAFVVRRPDENFEAVYRWLLERNTRMYGLSYALDRLGDVYLVGRLPLAAVTPTEIDRLLGTVLENADEPFNQLLELGFATAIKREWDWRTKRGESTRNLEAFGRITGAGA from the coding sequence ATGGGCGAAGAGATCACGCGCACGCGAGTGGCGGAGGTGCTGACGGCGGCGCTGGAGGAGTCCGGCGTCGCCTGGGAGCAGCCTTCGGGCGACCCCTGGACGTTCGTGGCGACTCTGCCGGGGACGCGGAAGCTGGCGACGAACTGTTCGCTGCGCGTGGGCGAGCAGACGCTCTCGATCAACGCGTTCGTGGTGCGCCGGCCGGACGAGAACTTCGAGGCGGTCTACCGCTGGCTGCTGGAGCGCAACACCCGTATGTACGGGCTCTCCTACGCGCTGGACCGGCTGGGCGACGTCTACCTGGTCGGCCGGCTCCCGCTGGCGGCGGTGACGCCGACGGAGATCGACCGACTGCTGGGCACGGTCCTGGAGAACGCGGACGAGCCGTTCAACCAGTTGCTGGAACTGGGCTTTGCGACGGCGATCAAACGCGAGTGGGACTGGCGCACGAAGCGCGGCGAGTCCACGCGGAATCTGGAGGCCTTCGGCCGCATCACCGGCGCCGGCGCCTGA
- a CDS encoding asparaginase produces the protein MSAPVLPVLAEVVRSGFVEGHHRGSLVILAADGSVDFALGAPELPVFPRSSNKPMQATAILRTGLELDGELLAVTAASHSAETFHLDAVRKILSSAGLDETALQTPPSLSLDEVEAEAWIRGGGEPERILMDCSGKHASMLAACVRNGWDTASYLSVDHPVQQQVRETLEALAGEPVAAVGTDGCGAPLMAISLVALARAFRAHVLADPGTPERRVADAMRAHPEYVAGTRRIDTWLMRAVPGAMAKMGAESVQAVALPDGRALAFKIDDGAKRALGPVLAAALRRMGVTTADDTLPRIAAAPLHGGGAVVGEVRAAF, from the coding sequence ATGTCTGCTCCTGTTCTCCCCGTCCTGGCCGAGGTGGTCCGCTCCGGATTCGTGGAGGGCCACCACCGTGGCTCCCTGGTGATCCTGGCCGCGGACGGCAGCGTCGACTTCGCGCTGGGCGCCCCCGAGCTTCCGGTCTTCCCGCGGTCGAGCAACAAGCCGATGCAGGCGACGGCGATCCTCCGCACGGGGCTGGAGCTGGACGGCGAGCTGTTGGCGGTCACGGCGGCCAGTCACTCCGCAGAAACGTTTCACCTGGACGCGGTGCGGAAGATCCTCTCCTCGGCCGGCCTGGACGAGACGGCGCTGCAGACCCCGCCCTCCCTCTCCCTCGACGAGGTGGAGGCCGAGGCCTGGATCCGCGGCGGCGGGGAACCCGAGCGGATCCTGATGGACTGCTCGGGCAAGCACGCGTCCATGCTGGCCGCCTGCGTCCGCAACGGCTGGGACACCGCGAGCTACCTGTCCGTCGACCACCCGGTGCAGCAGCAGGTCCGCGAGACGCTGGAGGCCCTGGCGGGCGAGCCGGTCGCCGCCGTGGGCACGGACGGCTGCGGCGCGCCGCTGATGGCCATCAGCCTGGTCGCTCTGGCGCGTGCCTTCCGCGCCCACGTCCTGGCCGACCCCGGCACCCCGGAACGCCGCGTCGCGGACGCGATGCGCGCCCACCCCGAGTACGTGGCCGGCACCCGCCGCATCGACACCTGGCTGATGCGGGCGGTCCCCGGCGCGATGGCCAAGATGGGCGCGGAATCCGTCCAGGCCGTCGCCCTCCCCGACGGCCGCGCGCTCGCCTTCAAGATCGACGACGGCGCGAAGCGGGCCCTCGGCCCGGTCCTCGCCGCAGCGCTGCGACGCATGGGCGTCACCACGGCGGACGACACCCTCCCCCGCATCGCGGCTGCGCCGCTGCACGGCGGCGGCGCGGTCGTGGGCGAGGTCCGCGCAGCGTTCTGA
- a CDS encoding RsiG family protein has translation MGHQDEQTAAGLRLSALSLDELRALRRHAQQDEADLSYLRRLLQGRVDILRAELDRRSGRAALPPDTLLEQLPEILADIPSQVRHSARHVTLGTPSGREYQDLADELMSDARLADLAEQSDEQLQAACIRLTAHERGISRRRQRLQRTVDGCIAEITRRYREGEARVDDLLSGG, from the coding sequence GTGGGACACCAAGACGAGCAGACCGCGGCGGGGCTGCGCCTGAGTGCGCTGAGCCTGGACGAACTGCGCGCGTTGCGGCGGCACGCCCAGCAGGACGAGGCCGACCTCTCCTACCTGCGTCGGCTGCTGCAGGGCCGGGTGGACATCCTCCGCGCGGAACTGGACCGCCGCAGCGGCCGTGCGGCGCTGCCGCCGGACACCCTTCTGGAGCAGCTGCCGGAGATCCTCGCCGACATCCCCTCCCAGGTCCGCCACTCGGCCCGGCATGTCACCCTCGGCACGCCGAGCGGCCGGGAGTACCAGGACCTGGCGGACGAACTCATGTCCGACGCACGGCTGGCGGACCTCGCCGAGCAGTCGGACGAGCAACTGCAGGCGGCCTGCATCCGGCTCACCGCCCACGAGCGCGGCATCTCGCGCCGTCGGCAGCGGCTCCAGCGGACGGTGGACGGGTGCATCGCGGAGATCACCCGCAGGTACCGTGAAGGGGAAGCACGCGTCGACGACCTGCTCTCCGGAGGGTGA
- the dtd gene encoding D-aminoacyl-tRNA deacylase, which translates to MRAVAQRVTEASVTVDGEVVGSILGPGLCVLVGVTHEDTPEQAALMARKLWSLRILEAEKSCSDLNAPLLVISQFTLYGDARKGRRPTWNAAAPGPVAEPLVDEVVAQLRSLGATVATGRFGADMKVSLTNDGPFTVVLEF; encoded by the coding sequence ATGCGTGCAGTGGCTCAGCGGGTGACCGAGGCAAGTGTGACCGTCGACGGCGAGGTCGTCGGCTCGATCCTGGGGCCGGGGCTCTGCGTCCTGGTCGGGGTGACCCACGAGGACACCCCGGAGCAGGCCGCGCTGATGGCGCGCAAGCTCTGGTCCCTGCGCATTCTGGAGGCCGAGAAGTCCTGCTCGGACCTGAACGCGCCGCTGCTGGTGATCAGCCAGTTCACCCTCTACGGCGACGCCCGGAAGGGCCGGCGGCCCACCTGGAACGCCGCGGCCCCCGGCCCGGTCGCCGAGCCGCTCGTCGACGAGGTCGTCGCCCAACTCCGGTCGCTCGGCGCCACCGTGGCAACCGGACGGTTCGGCGCGGACATGAAGGTCTCGCTCACCAACGACGGTCCCTTCACCGTCGTCCTGGAGTTCTGA
- the ygfZ gene encoding CAF17-like 4Fe-4S cluster assembly/insertion protein YgfZ encodes MTTVTTYRSPLLDRLPGAVPADGVDAGVAAHYGDLFREQRALAAGQGFVDLSHRGVVTVSGPERLSWLHLLLTQHVSALPAQQATEALILSPHGHIEHALYLVDDGATTWMHVEPGTAGELVAYLQKMKFFAQVEIADATDAYAVVFAPAGSTPPPAAAVRQLPYGYDLFLPREEFADALAVADSGPTAGIWAYEALRVEAHRPRLGFETDHRTIPHELGWLESAVHLNKGCYRGQETVARVHNLGRPPRRLVFLHLDGSEESLPAHGDPIRLAADGPDGRPVGFVTTAVRHHELGPIALGLVKRNTAVDATLLAGTVAASQDVVVEP; translated from the coding sequence GTGACGACCGTGACGACCTACCGCAGCCCGCTGCTGGACCGGCTCCCCGGGGCGGTGCCCGCCGACGGCGTGGACGCCGGTGTCGCCGCGCACTACGGCGACCTGTTCCGCGAGCAGCGGGCGCTGGCCGCGGGCCAGGGCTTCGTCGACCTCTCGCACCGCGGCGTGGTGACCGTCTCCGGACCGGAGCGGCTGAGCTGGCTGCACCTGCTGCTCACCCAGCACGTCAGCGCGCTGCCCGCGCAGCAGGCGACGGAGGCGCTGATCCTCTCCCCGCACGGGCACATCGAGCACGCGCTCTACCTGGTCGACGACGGCGCGACGACGTGGATGCACGTCGAGCCGGGCACGGCGGGGGAGTTGGTGGCCTACCTGCAGAAGATGAAGTTCTTCGCCCAGGTCGAGATCGCCGACGCGACGGACGCGTACGCGGTGGTCTTCGCCCCGGCGGGATCCACCCCGCCGCCGGCCGCCGCCGTGCGTCAACTGCCTTACGGCTACGACCTCTTCCTGCCGCGCGAGGAGTTCGCCGACGCCTTGGCCGTCGCCGACTCCGGTCCTACGGCCGGCATCTGGGCCTACGAGGCGCTGCGGGTCGAGGCCCACCGCCCGCGCCTCGGCTTCGAGACCGACCACCGCACCATCCCGCACGAGCTGGGCTGGCTGGAGTCGGCGGTCCACCTCAACAAGGGCTGCTACCGGGGCCAGGAGACGGTCGCCCGGGTGCACAACCTCGGCCGCCCGCCGCGCCGCCTGGTCTTCCTGCACCTGGACGGCAGCGAGGAGTCCCTCCCCGCGCACGGCGACCCGATCCGCCTGGCCGCGGACGGGCCCGACGGCCGCCCGGTCGGGTTCGTGACCACGGCGGTCCGGCACCACGAGCTCGGGCCGATCGCACTGGGGCTGGTCAAGCGGAACACGGCGGTGGACGCCACGCTGCTCGCGGGCACGGTCGCGGCGTCGCAGGACGTGGTCGTCGAGCCGTAG
- a CDS encoding Fur family transcriptional regulator, which yields MASSGIDWQTDLRRRGYRLTPQRQLVLQAVDELEHATPEEVLTEVRRTAAGVNISTVYRTLDLLEELGLVSHAHLGHGAPTYHLASRDQHMHLVCRECGSVIETDVALAEPFVESLRRAHGFETDMKHFAIFGLCANCAAKDGTAKRDVSEHPQDPHDPEEKRA from the coding sequence GTGGCGAGCAGCGGCATCGACTGGCAGACGGACCTGCGTCGGCGCGGCTACCGGCTCACCCCGCAGCGGCAGCTGGTGCTGCAGGCCGTGGACGAGCTGGAGCACGCGACACCGGAGGAGGTCCTCACCGAGGTGCGGCGCACCGCCGCCGGCGTGAACATCTCCACCGTCTACCGCACCCTCGACCTGCTGGAGGAGCTGGGCCTGGTCTCCCACGCCCACCTCGGCCACGGCGCGCCCACCTACCATCTGGCCAGCCGTGACCAGCACATGCACCTGGTCTGCCGCGAGTGCGGCAGTGTGATCGAGACGGATGTCGCGCTGGCCGAGCCGTTCGTGGAATCCCTGCGGCGCGCGCACGGTTTCGAGACTGACATGAAGCACTTCGCCATCTTCGGCCTCTGCGCGAACTGCGCGGCGAAGGACGGGACGGCGAAACGCGACGTGTCCGAGCATCCGCAGGATCCGCACGACCCCGAGGAGAAGCGCGCGTGA
- a CDS encoding FABP family protein, whose protein sequence is MIEIPSGLHKDVVSLAFLLGTWEGAGVYDFPGTEKCNFGQEIVFRHDGRPFLEFRSRTWVLDNEGNKVRPLESESGFWRVTANAHGTSGVREIEFSSVRDDGTVEIWYGELADGKPQIDLATDAVARIEGAPPYSGGKRLYGFVNNELMWVGEKSAPEVPLRPYMSAQLKKVLNPAKLIEDIADLPDDGIAFFR, encoded by the coding sequence ATGATCGAGATCCCCTCCGGCCTGCACAAGGACGTCGTCTCCCTCGCGTTCCTGCTCGGAACGTGGGAGGGCGCGGGCGTGTACGACTTCCCCGGCACGGAGAAGTGCAACTTCGGCCAGGAGATCGTCTTCCGGCACGACGGCCGCCCGTTCCTGGAGTTCCGCTCCCGCACCTGGGTCCTGGACAACGAGGGCAACAAGGTCCGTCCGCTGGAGTCCGAGTCCGGCTTCTGGCGGGTGACCGCCAACGCGCACGGCACCTCCGGCGTCCGTGAGATCGAGTTCTCCTCGGTCCGCGACGACGGCACCGTCGAGATCTGGTACGGCGAGCTGGCCGACGGCAAGCCGCAGATCGACCTGGCCACCGACGCCGTCGCCCGCATCGAGGGCGCTCCGCCGTACTCCGGCGGCAAGCGGCTGTACGGCTTCGTGAACAACGAGCTCATGTGGGTCGGCGAGAAGTCCGCCCCCGAGGTGCCGCTGCGGCCGTACATGTCCGCGCAGCTCAAGAAGGTGCTCAACCCGGCCAAGCTGATCGAGGACATCGCCGACCTCCCGGACGACGGCATCGCCTTCTTCCGCTGA
- a CDS encoding DsrE family protein, with protein sequence MPKTKLVIKVTAGADAPERCSQAFTVASVALASGVDVSLWLTGESAWFALPGRAAEFELPHAAPLPELLDALLAGGSVTLCTQCAARRGIAQADVLDGVRIGGAQLFVSEIVGDGVQALVY encoded by the coding sequence ATGCCGAAGACAAAGCTCGTCATCAAGGTCACCGCGGGCGCGGACGCGCCCGAGCGCTGCTCGCAGGCGTTCACCGTCGCCTCCGTCGCCCTCGCGAGCGGGGTGGACGTCTCGCTCTGGCTGACCGGCGAGTCGGCCTGGTTCGCGCTGCCCGGCCGGGCGGCGGAGTTCGAGCTGCCGCACGCCGCGCCGCTGCCGGAGCTGCTGGACGCGCTGCTGGCGGGCGGCTCGGTCACGCTGTGCACGCAGTGCGCGGCGCGGCGCGGGATCGCCCAGGCGGACGTGCTGGACGGGGTGCGGATCGGGGGCGCGCAGCTCTTCGTCAGCGAGATCGTGGGTGACGGGGTCCAGGCACTCGTCTACTGA
- a CDS encoding DUF3099 domain-containing protein — MQSRRRHVYYALMGVCLLLIVLAWNVVRLWSVPAAVVMSLVAMVIPPVAAIVANRRGPDDPWWDDPSVSRRVPGPRHPRSR, encoded by the coding sequence ATGCAGTCCCGACGGCGGCACGTGTACTACGCCCTGATGGGCGTCTGCCTGCTCCTGATCGTCCTGGCCTGGAACGTGGTGCGGCTCTGGTCCGTCCCCGCCGCGGTCGTGATGAGCCTGGTGGCCATGGTCATCCCGCCGGTCGCCGCGATCGTCGCCAACCGGCGCGGCCCCGACGACCCCTGGTGGGACGACCCCTCCGTCAGTAGACGAGTGCCTGGACCCCGTCACCCACGATCTCGCTGA
- a CDS encoding DUF1416 domain-containing protein — protein sequence MCGAKAGGPELAGVDVANETIIQGSVTRDGEPVNGYVRLLDASGEFTAEVPTSATGQFRFFAAPGSWTLRALVPGATVDRAVVAQQGEFTEVAIAV from the coding sequence ATGTGTGGAGCCAAGGCCGGCGGGCCCGAACTTGCAGGAGTTGACGTGGCCAACGAGACGATCATCCAGGGTTCGGTGACCCGCGACGGCGAGCCGGTCAACGGCTACGTCCGTCTGCTCGACGCGAGCGGCGAGTTCACCGCCGAGGTCCCGACCTCGGCGACGGGCCAGTTCCGCTTCTTCGCCGCCCCGGGCAGCTGGACGCTGCGCGCCCTCGTCCCCGGTGCGACGGTCGACCGTGCCGTCGTCGCCCAGCAGGGCGAGTTCACCGAGGTCGCGATCGCGGTCTGA
- a CDS encoding sulfurtransferase, giving the protein MSRSDVLVSADWVQDHLDDPKVVVVEVDEDTSAYDKNHIRNAVRIDWKKDLQDPVRRDFVDQAGFEALLSAKGISNDDTVVLYGGNNNWFASYAFWYFKLYGHGDVRLLDGGRKKWELDSRDLVAEVPVRATTEYKAQAQDTSIRAFRDDVVAAIGSKNLVDVRSPDEFSGRLLAPAHLPQEQSQRPGHVPSARNIPWSKNANDDGTFKSDDELRALYEAENVDLAKDTIAYCRIGERSALTWFVLHQLLGQTNVKNYDGSWTEYGSLVGVPIELGSN; this is encoded by the coding sequence ATGAGCCGTAGTGACGTTCTGGTCAGCGCCGACTGGGTCCAGGACCACCTGGACGACCCGAAGGTCGTCGTGGTCGAGGTCGACGAGGACACCAGCGCCTACGACAAGAACCACATCCGCAACGCCGTGCGCATCGACTGGAAGAAGGACCTGCAGGACCCGGTCCGTCGCGACTTCGTCGACCAGGCCGGCTTCGAGGCCCTGCTCTCCGCCAAGGGCATCTCCAACGACGACACCGTCGTGCTCTACGGCGGCAACAACAACTGGTTCGCCTCCTACGCGTTCTGGTACTTCAAGCTCTACGGCCACGGCGACGTCCGCCTGCTCGACGGCGGCCGCAAGAAGTGGGAGCTCGACTCCCGCGACCTGGTCGCCGAGGTCCCGGTCCGCGCCACCACCGAGTACAAGGCGCAGGCCCAGGACACCTCCATCCGCGCCTTCCGCGACGACGTCGTCGCCGCGATCGGCAGCAAGAACCTCGTCGACGTCCGTTCGCCCGACGAGTTCTCCGGCCGTCTGCTCGCCCCGGCGCACCTGCCGCAGGAGCAGTCGCAGCGTCCCGGCCACGTGCCGAGCGCCCGCAACATCCCGTGGTCCAAGAACGCCAACGACGACGGCACCTTCAAGTCCGACGACGAGCTCCGCGCCCTCTACGAGGCCGAGAACGTCGACCTGGCGAAGGACACCATCGCCTACTGCCGCATCGGCGAGCGCTCCGCGCTCACCTGGTTCGTGCTGCACCAGCTGCTCGGCCAGACCAACGTCAAGAACTACGACGGCAGCTGGACCGAGTACGGCAGCCTCGTCGGCGTGCCGATCGAGCTCGGCTCCAACTGA
- a CDS encoding Ms5788A family Cys-rich leader peptide: MKRQAELTKRRAVDLCRVAACLCRMR; this comes from the coding sequence ATGAAGCGACAGGCGGAACTCACGAAGCGGCGGGCAGTAGACCTGTGCCGCGTCGCTGCCTGCCTCTGTCGAATGCGCTGA
- a CDS encoding LmeA family phospholipid-binding protein: protein MRNLRRLLITLVILFGLFVAADRIAVRIAENQAASKIQSSRGLSQKPDVSIEGFPFLTQLIGSKLDEVKFHAVDFQVPAGKLQLMNLDADLHGVKISSDYSSAVADSATGTVTIRYSDLSAALPNHIKVTYGGSPGKVKVSGKIEGNTVTGTADISVSGGGSVKLGNLDTGDPLTSFLADVFAPEVPVSGLPSGLKLDSVDAEENGISVQASGTDVHLNG from the coding sequence ATGCGCAACCTGCGCCGACTGCTCATCACTCTGGTGATCCTCTTCGGCCTCTTCGTCGCAGCCGACCGCATCGCCGTCCGGATAGCCGAGAACCAGGCGGCGAGCAAGATCCAGTCCTCGCGCGGCCTCTCCCAGAAGCCGGACGTCAGCATCGAGGGCTTCCCGTTCCTGACCCAGCTGATCGGCTCCAAGCTCGACGAGGTCAAGTTCCACGCCGTGGACTTCCAGGTGCCGGCGGGCAAGCTGCAGCTGATGAACCTGGACGCCGACCTGCACGGCGTGAAGATCTCCAGCGACTACTCCAGCGCCGTCGCCGACTCCGCGACCGGCACCGTCACGATCAGATACTCCGACCTCTCCGCCGCCCTGCCGAACCACATCAAGGTGACCTACGGCGGCTCGCCGGGCAAGGTCAAGGTCAGCGGGAAGATCGAGGGCAACACCGTCACCGGGACCGCCGACATCTCCGTCTCCGGCGGCGGCAGCGTGAAGCTGGGCAACCTGGACACCGGTGACCCGCTGACCTCCTTCCTGGCCGACGTCTTCGCGCCCGAGGTGCCCGTCTCCGGCCTGCCCAGCGGGCTCAAGCTCGACAGCGTCGACGCCGAGGAGAACGGGATCTCGGTCCAGGCGTCCGGCACGGACGTGCACCTGAACGGCTGA